In the genome of Paenibacillus sp. GP183, the window CCTCCGTAGACTCAATATTGACCCACACCTCAACATCCCCTACACCCACTATTTTTTGTAAAATTTCCTTCAGTTGGGATTGAAAAGCTGCCTCATAGTCATGAAAAGGAGACTTTTCACTTGCCGAACCTCCAAGAAAGGTTTCTTTGCTGGCCGGATTCGGAGATGCGCGAGCAGCGTTTAGGGGATCCACGTGTTTCACTGTTAAAAATGAATTCATAATCATTAGCGCAGCCCCGAACAGTCCAATCAGAATCAACCACATCACGCTGTTCGTACGCTTGGTTCCCCCTGGTCCCCCGCCGAGTCTTTGCTCCAGCCATTGGAACCATTTCCCCATTTTGCTCACCTCCCCTTTCAATCCATTCTGCTTGGTTTGATCTTAAGAAGTTACCCAATGTGAACCGCTATCCGAGCTTTTGGCACCAGCCAATCACGGGATAGGCTGTCAATCAGCTTGCTCTTTTCATGATCCCAGGATGAAGCTGTATCCGATGATGGACTCATTCCCGGAGAGGTTGAAGCAGCTTTATCAGCAAAAATGTTAATCCGAACGGGCTGCATGGTTTGAACAGGTGCTATTGCTGCAAGGGTACGATCAGCCTGTCTCTTAACTTCACTGGCTTTCGCCTTTATTTCATGAAGGGAAACCTGTATATCCGTTATGGACGGCTTCCCGTTATTGTCGATCTTGGTCAATACTTGAACCTGATCCACTTGCAGCTCCGTTTGCTTCTGCAGGTCCGCTGTGATCGCATCCGCAATTTGCTTTTGGAGAAGCTCCTGTGATTGCTGCACATTTATGGCCTTCAGCTTATTTGCCTCCTGTGTGATAGCTTCCAATGAAGCTAAACCTCCATGCTGCCCGCTTGATTCCTTGCGGTCCATAATGCTTTGCTTTTGCATGGCAGCCGTCAGCATATCATCGATACTCCCTTTATGCTGGAACAATTGTAAAATAGGAGTAAGCAACGTGAGCAAAATGAACAAGCTCATCACCGTCTTGACGTACCTTTGCATCTTATTATTTGGAAGCAAGAGATCAACAAAGCTCGCTAACAAAATGGCCATAATGATCGTTTTCAACCATCCGCCAAGCCAATCCATAGTCGCTGCCTCCTCGCGTCATGATGAGAGTAACTCCAACCGGCAGCTAGCGTACCATCACCGAAACATTGCTCACTGTGATCATGATCGTGATAGCCAGAAAGAACATTAGTCCAACCGCAGCCAAAGCTGCAAACACATAAATCATGTTCTTGCCAATCGTTTGCAAGCAAGCGATGATCGGATTGTCTCCCAAAGGCTGGATGATGGCAGCCGATAGATTATAGATGAAAGCCAACGTCAAAATTTTGATGGCTGGAAAGGCGCACAGCAGCATAATGATGGCGACACCGGTTAAGCCTATCGCGTTTTTAACAAGCAGCGATGCACCAATGACCGTTTCCGAAGCATCGGAAAAAAGACGGCCTACCACGGGAACAAAATTGCCTGTGATGTACTTGGCGGTGCGGAGCGTTACTCCGTCGGTGATGGCGCCTGCTCCTCCCTGAATGGAAATCACGGCGAGAAATACCGTTACGAAAACACCAAGCAGGCCTATACTGATTGTGCGCAGCAAGTTAGCCAGCTGAGTCACTTTGTATTTGTCGCTAATGGAGCTGACAATGTGCAGAACCGTCGAGAAAAATAAAAGCGGGAATACGAATATATAAATAGCTGTCCCCACGGAGTTAACCATGAACACGATAAGCGGATGAAGGATGGCAACCGAAGTCAGATTCCCCATGGATGCAAGCAAGGTCAAGAGCAGCGGAACCACAGCCAGCATAAAATCGATCATGGAGGTAATTGCGCCTTTTGCATATCCGATTGCAACACTGAAGCTGTTGATGGCAAGAATGATCATAACCAGATAGGCGATGGAATAGCCCAACTTGCTCACCGTATTCTTTTCAAATGAGCTTTGTAAGGTTTCGAGAATCATACTGAACACCGTCAGAAGCACGATGGAGGCCAGCAGCTTGCCATTCACCAGCAGCTCATGGAAAAAATAATTGAGAATGCCTTTAAACATACTGGAAATGCTGAAGCCTTTCGTACCGAGCAGCAGCTCCATAAAGCTGGGCGTCTTGTTTTCCGGAAAATAACCGCCATACTCGTTCATCAATTTATCCCAATACTGGGAAACCTGATCGGTCTTTAAATGCTCGGCTTGCGCTTTAATGATTGCTTCTGCCGGAGTTTCCGCTTGCAGGGTGCCGCTTAAACCTAACCAAAGTCCAAAAATTAGCAGCAAGGTCGGCAAAGGTTTCCACGAAAACAGGTGCGAATAGGGCTTGATCAACAGATTCAGCTCCTTAAGCCGGAAGCAGCTTGACAACCGTCTCAATAATGACACTTATAATGGGAATGGCCATCACCATGATCAGAATTTTGCCGGTCAGCTCAATTTTGGAAGCGACGGATTCCTGTCCGGCATCACGAACGATTTGGGCGCCAAATTCAGCGATATACGCGACACCGATGATTTTGAGAATCGTTTTGAGAAATACCATATTGATGCCGGTTTTGGTCGCCAAATCCTCCAGGACTCGAATCACGGAAGAGATTCTGCCGATTAAAAAAAGAAAGATCACTATGCCAGTAAAGGTGGCCAGGAGAAAGGCGATTTCCGGCTTCTGCTCCTTGATGATCAAAGAAAGAATGGTGACGATCAGGCCTAGTCCGACAATTTGGATGATTTCCATAAACCCACCTGCTTAAGAGCTGTTCAGCCCTTATTGGAATAGAAAAATGGTTTTGATTTCTTTAAACAATTGATCGAGCATGCTGACCACCATAAAAAGCACGACCACAAAGCCAATCAGTGATACCCAGTGCGCCATATCCTCTTTACCCATTTGCTTGAGCACCGTGTGGATCATTGCGATAATGATGCCGATGCCGGCGATCTGGAAAATGGCGTTTACATCTACGTTCATTCCGGGCACCTCGCTTAGTTGACAACTAATACATCAAGATCACAATCAATCCCCCGATAAGCACCCCGAGGCTTTTCCACATTTTTTCGTACTTTCGCTGTTCCTCGCGAGCATCCACCTCTTCGGCTTGCAGTTGGCTTACGGCCAACCGCAAATGCTTGACCTGATCGCTTCGATCGCTCATTCCGAGCACATGTCCAAGCTGCAGCATCACCTCTTGCTCCGGAAGCTTCATCGATGTTCTTTTCCACGTCTCCTGAACCTCCTGCTGCCAAATCTCGCGTGTTGACATGCCTGATGAGCCTGTCAGCTGTTCTGATGTTTTGCGATAGAGACCAGCCAAGGGTTCAACAGTTTGTTTGGCAAGTGAGGCCAGCAGCTCCGGCAAGGGTGTAAGTGCATACGTCATCTCCGTCTCCATACGTTGGAGCGCGCCGATCAGGCCGCGGATCTGCTTGGGGCGTCTGGCATAATGAAGGGCTTGGAGAAAGCCGAAGAGAGATGCTGCGATGATGATACAAACGGCTCCGATAAATTTAAGCATATCGAGTCAACTGCTTTCCATGCGAGCTGCGAATGCGGCATGCACCGACTGCCCGGCTGCGTCAAAAATCTGGAACGGAGCTTCGCGAGCGCTGCGTCTGCCCAGAACCACAAATCTCGCAAACATGCCTTCCGCTATCAGCTCTTTAAGTACCGGCCGGCGCCTCGCATCGTCAAGACTTCCGGCATGCGCGGTTGCCAGCACCCGGATCCCCGCATGCATGGCTTCATGAATGGCATCCGCATCTTCGGGACGGCCGATTTCATCCACTACCAGCACCTCCGGCGATAGAGATCGAATCATCATCATCATTCCTTCCGCTTTCGGACAGCCATCCATAACATCGGTGCGCGGTCCCAGATCAAATCGGGGAATCCCCTTCACACAAGCTGCCAGCTCGGATCGTTCATCGATGACTCCCACCTTGACACCTTTGCCTCTGATGCCGGCCTGCCCATGGCCCCATTCCCCATTGCTGATCATGCGGGCTAAATCACGGATCAATGTTGTTTTACCCTGCTGAGGGGGAGACAGGACCAAGCTGTGATGAATGCTGAGAGCTTTGGGATCAAACAAGAAGGGAAGGATAGGCTTACCGACACCGGTAACGGCTCGGGCAATTCGGATATTGAATGAGCTCACATCCCGTATTTGCTTGACCTTTCCGTTTTCCAGGATCGTTCTGCCCGCAAGTCCAACCCGATGTCCTCCGGCAATCGTGATGAAGCCTCGTTTCAGCTGTTCTTCAAACGTGTAAAGCGAATGATTCGTCAGCATTTCGAGTAATCCCAAGCAGTCTGAACGTCCGGGCTTGTATGCCTTTTGCTCATCTTGAACCAATAATCCCTGCTCACTGATAAAAGCATAACGACCGGCAAAGCAAACCTCCAAAGGCCTTTCTTCTCGGACGCGAATCTCTTCCAATTCGGCTTGTACTTCTTTTGAAAGCTGAGAGAGAAGAAATTTGAGAGACTGAGGAAGTATAGTCCCAATTGAGTCCAGCATGATCTAGCCTCCAAGAAGTCCAAGCTTCTCTACATATGTATGCCGGGCGGCAGCAAATATGACCGATTACTTTTTTAATATGCCTATAAAAATACAGCTGACCCCAACGAGCACCCAAAGCATTTTCCCATATGATAGTTTCTCGGCAATTCCTGCTAGACCGATAGTCGTAGTGGACAGCAGTACTAGAGGACCTAATAGAGCCAGTCCGGAGTTTACCAGCAGAGCTTTTTCAATCTGATTGAAACGAATCATAAGCAGCGCCGCGATAATTTCCAGACTCCCTGACATCAATCTGAGTGAAGCCATACTCATCACAATTTTGTTCAGCATCTTACTTGATCCTCTCCATAGCAAATTAAAAGGTTTCACCCTACCTTATGCAGGCTAGTCTTATTTTAGGCATAGAGGTCACCCCATTTGCCTACATCGCATATGATGAACACAGAAAAACACACATTAAGGGACAGTGAGGAGATTTAACTTATGGAAGTAGCCTCTAAACTAAATTGGAATCCGCTGCTGGCTGACCCTTCCGGGCGCAGACAGAATAAACCAAGAACCCTTGGCAAAACGATGGTGATTGACAAAGGACTCGGTCTCCATGCCTTTGAAGATTTGCTGGAAACCTCAAGCGAGCATCTGGACATGATCAAAATCGGATTTGGCACATCACCGCTTTATCCTCTGCAAATTTTGCGCAAAAAGATTGAAATGGCCCATGCATATGGAGTCTGCATTTATCCCGGCGGCACGTTTTTGGAGGTAGCCATTGTTCAAGGCGAGGTTTCCTCTTTTTTTGAGATGATCTTGAATCTTGGATTTACCGGATTGGAAATTTCGGATGGGTCCATTGAAATGAAGCGAGAGCTTCGCAATGAATTGATTGAAAGAGGTCTGGATGAAGGCCTGGATGTGATCACGGAATACGGCAAAAAGGGCTGGGGTTCTTCCATCGAGATCGAGGAATTGATTGAAACGGTCATGCTTGATGTGGAATATGGGGCTCAGCTTGTTACAATCGAAGCGCGCGAATCCGGGATGGGCGTGGGTATTTTTGATGAGCATGGAACCTGTAAGGATGAAGAATTAAACCAGGTGCTCTCCGCCATTCCGGCTCAGGACATTCTATTATGGGAAGCGCCTTTGAAAAGCCAACAGGTTCATTTGCTGCAAGTCCTGGGACCTGATATCCACTTGGGCAATATTTTCCCGCAAGAAATTATTTCACTCGAAGCATTGCGTAGAGGCCTACGTTCAGACACGCTTTCTTTTGCCAACGCAAGGAGCTAGCAGGAGGGAAGCGATATGCAAGTAGAGGTAATGGGTAGGATTGGAGAAGCTAGAGCGGAGGACATGAAGCAAAAGACGGTTATTGTCATCGACGTCCTTCGTGCAACGAGCACCATGATCACAGTCTTGTCACGAGGCTGCAGCGGGATTATCCCGGTAGAAACCTTGCAGGAGGCCAATGAATGGCATCAAGACGGCGATCTGTTGATCGGCGAACGCTTCTGCCGGAAAATCCCGGGTTTCGATTACGGCAACTCCCCGTTGGAATTTTTGCAAGCAAATCTCGAGGGAAAACGTGTTATTATGACGACAACCAATGGGACCAGAGGTATTCAAAAGGCTTGCAACGGTGAGCATGTTCTTGCGGGGTCCCTGCTAAATGGCAAAGCTTGCGCACAGCTCGCAGCCGGATTTGGGCGGGATGTTGTGATAATTTGCTCGGGAACCCAGGAGGATTTCTCTTTGGAGGACGGACTTTGTGCCGGACAAATCGCAGATGAGTTGATGGCTTCGTGCGGGGAAACGAATGTAAGTCTTAATGATTTCGGGATCGCTATGCGAAACAGCTTTATACAAGTCAAAGACAATATCGAGGATGCTTTATTTCAATGCTGGAATGGCCATCGTCTGAATGACCTCGGGTTTGGAGCTGATATTCGCTTCTGTGCACAAATGAATATGACGGAAATCGTTCCCATTATGGAAGGCACCATGATGGTCATCCATAGGAGACAGCCCAATCCAGCGTTCTAAAAACCTTGTCCTTTCATAAAGTAAGAAAGAGACTACGGACAAGGGGCTATGCTATGAACGGCGACATATTGCTGGTGATTCTTATCATCATTGGGCTGATTGGCCGCTCTCCGATCATTACAACTGCGGCTTGTATTTTGCTTGTTGTAAAACTGCTTGCCCTGGATCGATATTTGCCTTCTTTGGAACGCAGGGGATTAGAGCTCGGCTTGCTTTTTCTGACAATCGGAGTACTTGTGCCCTTTGCCAGCGAACGTATCTCGTATAAGCAGGTGTTTTCGGTTTTCACCACCTGGCCGGGGATCATTGCTCTGATTGGCGGAGCGATAGCCACGTATATGAATGGTAAAGGACTGGAGCTATTAAAATTAGACCCACAGTTAATTGTGGGTCTGGTGATTGGATCGATATTTGGCATTTTATTTATGCGCGGCATTCCGGTTGGCCCCTTGATGGCTGCCGGAATCACCGCTTTTTTATTGAAGCTCGCTTATTTTGTAGCAGGAAAAATGGGAGGAGAATGAGTTCAGTTATCTTCGTTCAGAAGGACCGCCGACAAAAGCTTGCTCGGTTGAATCCAACCCATAAGCTGAATGCAGCGCACGAATCACATCCGCCAGATGAGTCTGGTCAATGACGCAGGAAACCTTGATTTCGGAAGTGCTTACAAGGCTGATACTGACGCCCAGATCTGAAATAACCTGGAACATGGTTGCTGCAACTCCAGGCGTGCTGACCATTCCCGCACCGACAATGGAAACCTTCACCAGGTTCTCTTCAAAGGTAACCTCGCGATATCCGATAACCCCGCGTGTTTGTTCGATGATCTCAAGTGCCCTTTCGCGATCCGTCAACGACGTTGTGAAGGAAAAATCAGCAGAACCGCCCGTTACACCGCTTTGAACGATGATATCCACATCTAAATGATTTTTTGCCAGTTCCGAGAATAATTTTGCCAATTGGCCCGGTTTTTCGGGCACTCCAAGGATGCTGATCCTTGCCACGTTTTTATCATATGCGATGCCGCGAACGACAATCCCTTGCTCCATTACGGCTTCCTCCTTTACATTGGTCCCTTCGTTATCCGTAAAGCTTGAACGCACCACGAGGGAAACGTTATAGTTTTTTGCATATTCCACAGCTCGAGGATGGAGAACGGCCGCACCCAAATGGGCAAGCTCGAGCATTTCATCGTAAGAGATTTCTTGCAGCTTTTTCGCTACTTTTACAATTCGAGGGTCAGTGGTGTAGATGCCATCAACATCGGTATAGATTTCGCATAGATCCGCGTTAATCGCAGCAGCCAGAGCCACTGCAGTTGTGTCAGATCCTCCGCGGCCAAGGGTTGTTATTTCTCCAGTTTCGGACATGCCCTGAAAACCGGCAACAATCACGATCTGGCCTTGCTCTATTGAGCTAAGCACACGCAGCGGCTGGATATCCGTGATTCGAGCTCTAGCATGCACAGCTTCTGTATAAATCCCGCTTTGCCAGCCTGTATAGGAAATCGCCTTTTCACCAAGGCTGTTTATCGCCATCGATAATAGGGAAACAGAGACTTGTTCACCTGTCGTCAGCAGCATATCCATTTCACGTGCCGGCGGGGGCCCATCGCATATTTGTTTGGATAAATCGATCAGTTCATCCGTCGTATCGCCCATGGCTGAAACCACGACTACACATTGGTGTCCAGCTTGCTTTCTCCGCACAATCCTTTGTGCTACACGCTTCATACGTTCCGCATCACCGACGGAGCTTCCGCCAAATTTCATCACTATAAGAGACAAGCTGTTCACTCCCAATGCTCACTTTTGCATAACAATTAGATATTATAGCACAATGCACATGAAATGTGGTAAGAATACACATGGTGAAAAATCTACAAAAAAATCCTCCCTCAGCCAGGAAGGCGCAAGAGAGGATTTCCTTATTGGAACTAAGCGCGCGAGATATATTTACCCTCACGTGTGTCGATCAGAAGCGTGTCGCCTTCATTGATGAATAGCGGCACTTGGACGCTAAAGCCGGTTTCCAGCTTGGCCGATTTCAGTGCACCTTGTGCGGTGTTGCCTTTGACGCTTGGCTCGGCTTCCACGACCTTCAGCTCAACGCTGTTGGGCAGGCTGATTCCGAGGATTTCGCCTTGGTAGCTCATGATATTGATCATCATGTTTTCTTTCAGAAAATTAAGCTCCCATTTGAGCTGCTCCACCGGGAGGCTGAATTGATCGTAAGTTTCGGTATCCATGAAGGTATGTTCGCTTCCGCTTGCATAAAGGTACTGCATCTCACGGTTCTCAATGTGTGCACGCGCTACGTTTTCACCTGCACGAAATGTGCGTTCAACGGTGTTGCCGTTACGGATGTTTTTGAGCTTGGACCGCACGAAGGCTGCACCTTTACCTGGTTTGACGTGCTGGAACTCGATTACTGTGAATAAGTCGCTTTCCACCTGAATGGTGAGGCCTGTTTTAAAATCGTTAACTGAAATCACTGGTTTTCCCTCCGCTAATCAATAGTAAGAAAATCTTTGGTAGAATGAGTTAATATTTTAATCCCGGTGTCCGTAAATACCACATCGTCTTCAATTCGCACCCCGCCAAATCCAGGGAGATAAATGCCAGGTTCAACGGTAACGACCATGCCGGTCTTTAAAATCGATGTATCCAGTTTGGAAAGTCGGGGGGATTCATGAATTTCCAGGCCCAGGCTGTGCCCGGTGCCGTGACCAAAATGTTCCCCGTACCCATATTGGGAAATCACATTTCTGGCGAGCGCATCGCCTTCCGAGCCGGTCATGCCGGGCTTCAGATTGTTCAAGCAGTTCAGCTGCGCCTCGAGTACAATGTCATAAATTTCTTTATGCTTGACCGAAGGCTTGCCGAGCACCACAGTCCGGGTAATATCAGAGCAATAACCTTTATAATACGCTCCAAAGTCCATTTTTACAAATTCATTGGCCTGCAGAATCCGTTCACTTGCCCGCCCGTGAGGAAGCGCCGAACGTTCGCCGGAAGCAACAATCGAATCAAACGAGGTTGAAG includes:
- the spoIIIAG gene encoding stage III sporulation protein AG, whose amino-acid sequence is MGKWFQWLEQRLGGGPGGTKRTNSVMWLILIGLFGAALMIMNSFLTVKHVDPLNAARASPNPASKETFLGGSASEKSPFHDYEAAFQSQLKEILQKIVGVGDVEVWVNIESTEEKTVDKNYKDSSQVTTERDDKGATRNISEVSRSGEVVLYQVSGNQQPLVLKVIKPKIRGVIVVAKGAENVTVKKMISEAVERGLDIPSHRISILPRKTG
- the spoIIIAF gene encoding stage III sporulation protein AF, translating into MDWLGGWLKTIIMAILLASFVDLLLPNNKMQRYVKTVMSLFILLTLLTPILQLFQHKGSIDDMLTAAMQKQSIMDRKESSGQHGGLASLEAITQEANKLKAINVQQSQELLQKQIADAITADLQKQTELQVDQVQVLTKIDNNGKPSITDIQVSLHEIKAKASEVKRQADRTLAAIAPVQTMQPVRINIFADKAASTSPGMSPSSDTASSWDHEKSKLIDSLSRDWLVPKARIAVHIG
- the spoIIIAE gene encoding stage III sporulation protein AE: MLLIFGLWLGLSGTLQAETPAEAIIKAQAEHLKTDQVSQYWDKLMNEYGGYFPENKTPSFMELLLGTKGFSISSMFKGILNYFFHELLVNGKLLASIVLLTVFSMILETLQSSFEKNTVSKLGYSIAYLVMIILAINSFSVAIGYAKGAITSMIDFMLAVVPLLLTLLASMGNLTSVAILHPLIVFMVNSVGTAIYIFVFPLLFFSTVLHIVSSISDKYKVTQLANLLRTISIGLLGVFVTVFLAVISIQGGAGAITDGVTLRTAKYITGNFVPVVGRLFSDASETVIGASLLVKNAIGLTGVAIIMLLCAFPAIKILTLAFIYNLSAAIIQPLGDNPIIACLQTIGKNMIYVFAALAAVGLMFFLAITIMITVSNVSVMVR
- the spoIIIAD gene encoding stage III sporulation protein AD, which encodes MEIIQIVGLGLIVTILSLIIKEQKPEIAFLLATFTGIVIFLFLIGRISSVIRVLEDLATKTGINMVFLKTILKIIGVAYIAEFGAQIVRDAGQESVASKIELTGKILIMVMAIPIISVIIETVVKLLPA
- the spoIIIAC gene encoding stage III sporulation protein AC encodes the protein MNVDVNAIFQIAGIGIIIAMIHTVLKQMGKEDMAHWVSLIGFVVVLFMVVSMLDQLFKEIKTIFLFQ
- the spoIIIAB gene encoding stage III sporulation protein SpoIIIAB, which translates into the protein MLKFIGAVCIIIAASLFGFLQALHYARRPKQIRGLIGALQRMETEMTYALTPLPELLASLAKQTVEPLAGLYRKTSEQLTGSSGMSTREIWQQEVQETWKRTSMKLPEQEVMLQLGHVLGMSDRSDQVKHLRLAVSQLQAEEVDAREEQRKYEKMWKSLGVLIGGLIVILMY
- the spoIIIAA gene encoding stage III sporulation protein AA, producing the protein MLDSIGTILPQSLKFLLSQLSKEVQAELEEIRVREERPLEVCFAGRYAFISEQGLLVQDEQKAYKPGRSDCLGLLEMLTNHSLYTFEEQLKRGFITIAGGHRVGLAGRTILENGKVKQIRDVSSFNIRIARAVTGVGKPILPFLFDPKALSIHHSLVLSPPQQGKTTLIRDLARMISNGEWGHGQAGIRGKGVKVGVIDERSELAACVKGIPRFDLGPRTDVMDGCPKAEGMMMMIRSLSPEVLVVDEIGRPEDADAIHEAMHAGIRVLATAHAGSLDDARRRPVLKELIAEGMFARFVVLGRRSAREAPFQIFDAAGQSVHAAFAARMESS
- a CDS encoding YqhV family protein, giving the protein MLNKIVMSMASLRLMSGSLEIIAALLMIRFNQIEKALLVNSGLALLGPLVLLSTTTIGLAGIAEKLSYGKMLWVLVGVSCIFIGILKK
- a CDS encoding phosphosulfolactate synthase produces the protein MEVASKLNWNPLLADPSGRRQNKPRTLGKTMVIDKGLGLHAFEDLLETSSEHLDMIKIGFGTSPLYPLQILRKKIEMAHAYGVCIYPGGTFLEVAIVQGEVSSFFEMILNLGFTGLEISDGSIEMKRELRNELIERGLDEGLDVITEYGKKGWGSSIEIEELIETVMLDVEYGAQLVTIEARESGMGVGIFDEHGTCKDEELNQVLSAIPAQDILLWEAPLKSQQVHLLQVLGPDIHLGNIFPQEIISLEALRRGLRSDTLSFANARS
- a CDS encoding 2-phosphosulfolactate phosphatase, with the protein product MQVEVMGRIGEARAEDMKQKTVIVIDVLRATSTMITVLSRGCSGIIPVETLQEANEWHQDGDLLIGERFCRKIPGFDYGNSPLEFLQANLEGKRVIMTTTNGTRGIQKACNGEHVLAGSLLNGKACAQLAAGFGRDVVIICSGTQEDFSLEDGLCAGQIADELMASCGETNVSLNDFGIAMRNSFIQVKDNIEDALFQCWNGHRLNDLGFGADIRFCAQMNMTEIVPIMEGTMMVIHRRQPNPAF
- a CDS encoding DUF441 domain-containing protein, with the protein product MNGDILLVILIIIGLIGRSPIITTAACILLVVKLLALDRYLPSLERRGLELGLLFLTIGVLVPFASERISYKQVFSVFTTWPGIIALIGGAIATYMNGKGLELLKLDPQLIVGLVIGSIFGILFMRGIPVGPLMAAGITAFLLKLAYFVAGKMGGE
- a CDS encoding aspartate kinase, whose amino-acid sequence is MSLIVMKFGGSSVGDAERMKRVAQRIVRRKQAGHQCVVVVSAMGDTTDELIDLSKQICDGPPPAREMDMLLTTGEQVSVSLLSMAINSLGEKAISYTGWQSGIYTEAVHARARITDIQPLRVLSSIEQGQIVIVAGFQGMSETGEITTLGRGGSDTTAVALAAAINADLCEIYTDVDGIYTTDPRIVKVAKKLQEISYDEMLELAHLGAAVLHPRAVEYAKNYNVSLVVRSSFTDNEGTNVKEEAVMEQGIVVRGIAYDKNVARISILGVPEKPGQLAKLFSELAKNHLDVDIIVQSGVTGGSADFSFTTSLTDRERALEIIEQTRGVIGYREVTFEENLVKVSIVGAGMVSTPGVAATMFQVISDLGVSISLVSTSEIKVSCVIDQTHLADVIRALHSAYGLDSTEQAFVGGPSERR
- the efp gene encoding elongation factor P; translated protein: MISVNDFKTGLTIQVESDLFTVIEFQHVKPGKGAAFVRSKLKNIRNGNTVERTFRAGENVARAHIENREMQYLYASGSEHTFMDTETYDQFSLPVEQLKWELNFLKENMMINIMSYQGEILGISLPNSVELKVVEAEPSVKGNTAQGALKSAKLETGFSVQVPLFINEGDTLLIDTREGKYISRA
- a CDS encoding Xaa-Pro peptidase family protein yields the protein MQEKRIERLRQVMQQQDLPAMLITNAYNRQYMTGFVGSAGYVVITQDRALFLVDFRYVTQASEQAAGYEIIEHEPKVAATILELLNQMGIKRLGFEQSDVSYGAFLSYQKNLSGIDLVPTEQVVEKLRMIKDAGELQIMQEAADLADAAFTHILTKLKPGVSENAIALGIEMFIRSNGGTSTSFDSIVASGERSALPHGRASERILQANEFVKMDFGAYYKGYCSDITRTVVLGKPSVKHKEIYDIVLEAQLNCLNNLKPGMTGSEGDALARNVISQYGYGEHFGHGTGHSLGLEIHESPRLSKLDTSILKTGMVVTVEPGIYLPGFGGVRIEDDVVFTDTGIKILTHSTKDFLTID